The sequence GGAGCGCCCCGGATGGTGCGGGCGCCGCTCTTGCGCCGCTTGCCGAACTTGTCCCGGTGCCGTTCCCACATCTCGTCCACGAACTCCTTCGATCCCAGGAACACTCCGTCGGTCATGTGCCGGATCCGTAAC comes from Verrucomicrobiia bacterium and encodes:
- a CDS encoding chemotaxis protein CheW, which encodes LRIRHMTDGVFLGSKEFVDEMWERHRDKFGKRRKSGARTIRGAPIPGLTVLRNLRVEAVG